The Paraburkholderia sabiae genome includes a region encoding these proteins:
- a CDS encoding organic hydroperoxide resistance protein, whose translation MAQIEKVLYTGKVHTTGGREGAARSSDGRLDIKLSTPGGAGAGTNPEQLLGAGWSACFIGAMGGAARALNVSLPADTSVDTEVDLGTTDGAYFIQARLSVSLPGLPRDVAQQVVDRAHQTCPYSKATRGNIDVTVTLV comes from the coding sequence ATGGCCCAGATCGAAAAAGTACTGTACACAGGCAAGGTTCACACGACGGGCGGCCGCGAAGGCGCCGCGCGCAGCTCGGATGGCCGTCTCGACATCAAGCTGTCGACGCCCGGCGGCGCAGGCGCAGGCACGAACCCGGAGCAACTGCTCGGCGCGGGCTGGTCGGCATGTTTCATCGGCGCGATGGGCGGTGCGGCGCGTGCGCTGAACGTCTCGCTGCCGGCTGACACCAGCGTCGATACGGAAGTCGATCTCGGCACGACCGACGGCGCGTACTTTATTCAGGCGCGTCTGAGCGTGAGCCTGCCCGGCCTGCCGCGCGACGTCGCGCAGCAAGTGGTCGACCGCGCGCATCAGACCTGCCCGTACTCGAAGGCGACGCGCGGCAATATCGACGTGACGGTCACGCTCGTTTAA